One window of the Cryptomeria japonica chromosome 7, Sugi_1.0, whole genome shotgun sequence genome contains the following:
- the LOC131855919 gene encoding probable serine/threonine-protein kinase PBL8, with product MFCFLKGNLSDGRRVAVKVLDKESFQGKEEWRNELNILSKLDHRNISKLVGYCCEDNMIVYECMARSLSSALFEDNEMVIDWTTRFKIILDIIRGLAYLHEGTGVPIMHKDVKPSDILLDESFNAKISDFGYAMADIKLPWYEDVSIEGTRVVGTYGYAAPEYIATGTPSVKSDIYGFGVTVLNVVSGKQAIDNKNFLSENARRLHDKRRLTELIDPRLLNAGYSTHSKSIAGTINIALQCTVSNARSRPSASRVLEMLLSKDPNRHNTAQC from the exons ATGTTCTGCTTTCTAAAGGGAAATCTGTCTGATGGAAGACGCGTGGCAGTGAAGGTCTTGGACAAAGAAAGTTTTCAAGGCAAAGAAGAGTGGCGGAACGAGTTGAACATTCTAAGCAAGCTTGACCATCGAAACATTTCTAAGCTTGTGGGATATTGCTGTGAAGACAATATGATAGTCTATGAGTGTATGGCACGAAGCCTGTCAAGCGCTCTTTTTG AAGATAATGAGATGGTTATCGACTGGACAACAAGATTCAAGATCATATTGGATATAATAAGAGGACTCGCCTATCTTCACGAAGGTACAGGCGTGCCCATAATGCACAAAGACGTCAAGCCGTCCGACATTCTTCTGGATGAAAGTTTCAATGCCAAGATTTCTGATTTTGGCTATGCAATGGCCGACATCAAGCTACCGTGGTACGAAGATGTTAGCATCGAAGGAACTCGTGTTGTTGGAACATA TGGTTACGCAGCTCCGGAGTATATTGCTACCGGTACTCCGAGTGTGAAATCAGACATTTACGGCTTTGGGGTGACTGTTTTGAATGTCGTATCTGGCAAACAAGCTATCGACAACAAAAATTTCCTCTCCGAAAAC GCGCGTAGATTGCATGATAAGCGTCGCCTTACTGAGCTAATAGACCCTCGATTACTCAACGCAGGTTATTCAACTCACTCAAAAAGCATAGCAGGGACAATCAATATAGCCCTGCAGTGCACTGTTTCGAACGCCAGAAGTCGTCCATCAGCGTCACGTGTGTTGGAGATGCTTTTATCAAAAGATCCCAATCGCCACAACACTGCTCAGTGTTGA